GACCTCGCGGACGTCGAAGCGGGTCAGCGCCTCCGCGTACAGCAGGAGCCCCAGGAGGAAGAGGGCGAGGGCCGCGTCGGCGAGCCAGTCGCCGGCCTTCGGCGCGAGGAGGGCGGACAGGACCGCGAGGCCCTCGGTGGCCACGCAGATCAGGAACGCGGCTCCCGGCGCCCGCCGCGGCAGATGCCGGAGCACGGCCGCCAGCAGCACCGGCCAGGCCGCGGCGGCCAGGACCAGGAGCGATACGGCCACCGGAGTGAGGCCGAGGAGTGCGAAGCGGGCGCCGAGCACCGTCGAGGCGGCCACGGCGGTGAGCGCCGCAGGGGTGTCGGCGGTCGTCGCCCAGGCCCGGCGGTCCCCCAGGAGCAGCGTCGAGAAGTCGAACGCGAGCAGCAGCCACAGCGCCACGGCCAGGCACAGCGCCACCACCGAGACCGTCTCGAAGCCCGTCAGGTGGAGGCCGACCGACAGGATGCCGGTGGCCAGGACCCCGGCTCCGGCCGCCGGTGGCAGCGCCGCCCACCGTGGCCCGAGGTGCGTCACGCGCCGGGGAGGGGCCGCTGGTTCCAGCCCGCGACCACCGGAAGACCGTGCTCCGTCGACAGCCGGCCGACCGTCGCCGTCGTCAGGAGGAACAGCCTCCCCTCGGACGCCGGCAGGCCCAGATACCGGGCCGTGAGGACCCGCAGCAGATGCGCGTGCGCCACCAGCACACCGTCCTCCCGTGAGCCCGCCAGGAGCGGCGCGACGCGTGCCAGGACCCGGTCGGCCCGCCGCCCCACGTCCTCGGCGGACTCGCCCGGCCGCCCGTCCGGGTGCGGAGGCACCCCGTCCCGCCACAG
This is a stretch of genomic DNA from Streptomyces sp. R44. It encodes these proteins:
- a CDS encoding histidine phosphatase family protein, with protein sequence MGDLLLIRHGETEWSAAGRHTGRTDLPLTREGEAGARTLAPFFAGRSFAFVRTSPLRRARDTAELAGLRGAETDEDLCEWDYGGYEGLTTARIHEGRPDWSLWRDGVPPHPDGRPGESAEDVGRRADRVLARVAPLLAGSREDGVLVAHAHLLRVLTARYLGLPASEGRLFLLTTATVGRLSTEHGLPVVAGWNQRPLPGA